The proteins below come from a single Danaus plexippus chromosome 9 unlocalized genomic scaffold, MEX_DaPlex mxdp_24, whole genome shotgun sequence genomic window:
- the LOC116767423 gene encoding fatty acid-binding protein-like — protein sequence MPSIAGKYQHYKNEDIEEYFTAVGVPYIGRKMMSMSSPLMEISVDGDYITIKTSSVMRTNETKFKIGEEYDEQMPSTVIKSTSKLINDNELITESVIPETGDKCGRHYLFSDEGCVITLTHDKAKKPGKRYFRRVNS from the exons atgCCATCAATCGCCGGAAAATATCAACATTACAAAAACGAGGAcattgaagaatattttacagCTGTTG GAGTTCCATATATAGGACGAAAAATGATGTCAATGTCTTCACCATTAATGGAAATATCTGTGGATGGagattatattactattaaaacttCATCTGTGATGAGAACAAATgaaaccaaatttaaaataggtgAAGAGTATGACGAGCAAATGCCAAGCACTGTTATCAAA AGTACCTCAAAACTTATAAACGACAACGAGCTTATTACCGAGTCTGTAATACCTGAAACTGGAGATAAATGTGGCCGACACTACTTATTCAGTGATGAAGGATGCGTTATC ACACTTACTCATGATAAGGCTAAGAAACCAGGCAAGAGATATTTCCGAAGGGTGAACTCTTAA
- the LOC116767719 gene encoding ADP-ribosylation factor-like protein 6-interacting protein 1, which translates to MADIIQEQQVKRVKRFLESWRMALLPLKSVLIWEQQWHPCAILAFLSILFLTISLMDLSILATISVVGLILNFIDFIVPIMCNTICNPGSWTGQNEKMYEDICRSIVITYNKIISNIKSFYALRETSPPMYYLISISMLSVSTWMAASINNVFLLYIFSAIVLLWPGIQHRGILNTVLSFVNKAPKMASLKSD; encoded by the exons atggcAGATATTATTCAg GAACAGCAAGTCAAAAGGGTAAAACGCTTTTTAGAAAGTTGGCGTATGGCCCTTCTCCCTTTAAAATCCGTGTTAATATGGGAACAGCAGTGGCATCCCTGTGCTATTCTAGCGTTCCTTTCAATTTTGTTTCTCACAATTTCGCTAATGGACCTGAGTATCCTGGCCACTATATCTGTTGTTGGCttgatattgaattttattgatttcatcGTCCCTATTATGTGCAATACTATTTGTAATCCTGGCTCATGGACGGGgcaaaatgaaaaaatgtatgaagaCATTTGCAGAAGTattgttattacttataacaaaattataagtaacataaaatctttttatgcTCTAAGAGAGACTAGTCCTCCAATG TATTATCTGATTTCCATTTCTATGTTGAGTGTTTCAACTTGGATGGCTGCCTCCATAAACAATGTGTTTCTCCTCTACATATTCTCAGCCATAGTACTTCTATGGCCGGGCATTCAGCACCGTGGCATTTTAAACACGGTCctaagttttgttaataagGCTCCAAAAATGGCGTCTTTGAAATCTGATTAA